The following proteins are encoded in a genomic region of Fundidesulfovibrio soli:
- a CDS encoding 4Fe-4S ferredoxin, with amino-acid sequence MSEIERQSMELDIVCVGFGPAMAGFLTTLTRGLADENGAPLLESAVMPGMPPQVICYERADDIGFGVSGVVSKARGIKESFPDFDPAQVPMCAPVAHETVAYLLDPHGASRRQELLGFADKALGFAGKYTSCCRDHAYELPYIPPFLCKEPGYVFSIGQFNQWAGSQVMGSGLAQIWPSMPVARVIMEEGKVVGVRLADQGVDKKGNPDACFMPGMDIRAALTVIGDGPVGPVGRNLDEILGLPEGNSQRDWALGMKMVVDLPEDCDLPEGYVLHTFGYPEPDIFGFMYVLPDRVASLGIFVPSWLDTPVRTGYRYLQHWMTHPYLWKHLKGGKMRSWGAKSLLESGRRGEPHLVGDGFARIGEGSGSTNVLTGSGVDEAWTTGVMLAEGVLKLMKKNQPFTKYNLERAYVKRRRESELEAEAKIAEKARDGFGKGFIQGLTGMALSGFTKGKLNMPGDHRDPNQRVPSIEEYYSGLLSAQEIEAIREECAAKGEPLHDALMDRVGWPSIEYDGQLLVSHQDALLMGGKVQAPGGYADHVVFADPNVCLKCRERICIDMCSGQAIAPDPEGGAPLFDREKCVHCGACVWNCSKPHPTEPGRTNVEFKAGAGGLHSVEN; translated from the coding sequence ATGTCCGAAATCGAACGCCAGAGCATGGAGCTCGACATCGTCTGCGTGGGTTTCGGCCCGGCCATGGCCGGGTTCCTGACCACGCTGACGCGCGGCCTCGCGGATGAAAACGGCGCTCCCCTGCTGGAGAGCGCCGTCATGCCCGGAATGCCGCCCCAGGTGATCTGCTACGAGCGCGCCGACGACATCGGCTTCGGCGTCTCCGGCGTGGTCAGCAAGGCGCGGGGCATCAAGGAGTCCTTCCCGGACTTCGACCCCGCCCAGGTGCCCATGTGCGCCCCCGTCGCCCACGAGACCGTGGCCTACCTGCTGGACCCGCACGGGGCCAGCCGCCGCCAGGAGCTGCTCGGCTTCGCGGACAAGGCCCTGGGTTTCGCCGGGAAATACACCTCCTGCTGCCGCGACCACGCCTACGAGCTGCCCTACATCCCGCCCTTCCTCTGCAAGGAGCCGGGCTACGTGTTCTCCATCGGCCAGTTCAACCAGTGGGCCGGCTCCCAGGTGATGGGCTCCGGCCTGGCCCAGATCTGGCCCTCCATGCCCGTGGCCCGGGTCATCATGGAGGAAGGCAAGGTCGTGGGCGTTCGCCTGGCCGACCAAGGCGTGGACAAGAAGGGCAACCCCGACGCCTGCTTCATGCCCGGCATGGACATCCGCGCCGCCCTGACCGTCATCGGAGACGGACCCGTGGGCCCCGTGGGACGCAACCTGGACGAGATACTGGGCCTGCCCGAGGGCAACTCCCAGCGCGACTGGGCCCTGGGCATGAAGATGGTGGTGGACCTCCCCGAGGACTGCGACCTGCCCGAAGGCTACGTGCTGCACACCTTCGGCTACCCCGAACCCGACATTTTCGGCTTCATGTACGTGCTGCCGGACCGCGTGGCCTCCCTGGGCATCTTCGTGCCCTCCTGGCTGGATACCCCTGTCCGCACCGGCTACCGCTATCTGCAGCACTGGATGACGCACCCCTACCTCTGGAAGCACCTCAAGGGCGGCAAGATGCGCTCCTGGGGGGCCAAGTCGCTGCTCGAATCCGGGCGCAGGGGCGAACCCCACCTGGTGGGCGACGGCTTCGCGCGCATCGGCGAGGGCTCCGGCTCCACCAACGTGCTCACCGGCTCGGGCGTGGACGAGGCCTGGACCACCGGCGTCATGCTGGCCGAGGGCGTTCTCAAGCTCATGAAGAAGAACCAGCCCTTCACCAAGTACAACCTGGAGCGCGCCTACGTGAAGCGCCGCAGGGAGTCGGAGCTGGAGGCCGAGGCCAAGATCGCCGAGAAGGCCCGCGACGGCTTCGGCAAGGGCTTCATCCAGGGGCTCACCGGCATGGCCCTCTCCGGCTTCACCAAGGGCAAACTGAACATGCCCGGCGACCACCGCGACCCCAACCAGCGCGTGCCCTCCATCGAAGAGTATTACTCCGGGCTGCTCAGCGCCCAGGAGATCGAGGCCATCCGCGAGGAATGCGCGGCCAAGGGCGAGCCGCTGCACGACGCGCTCATGGACCGCGTGGGCTGGCCTTCCATTGAGTACGACGGCCAGCTGCTCGTCTCCCACCAGGACGCCCTGCTCATGGGCGGCAAGGTGCAGGCCCCCGGCGGCTACGCCGACCACGTGGTCTTCGCGGACCCGAACGTCTGCCTCAAGTGCCGCGAGCGCATCTGCATCGACATGTGCTCCGGCCAGGCCATCGCGCCCGACCCCGAGGGCGGCGCGCCCCTGTTCGACCGGGAGAAGTGCGTCCACTGCGGCGCCTGCGTCTGGAACTGCTCCAAGCCCCACCCCACCGAGCCCGGCAGGACCAACGTGGAATTCAAGGCCGGCGCGGGCGGTTTGCATTCCGTCGAGAACTGA
- a CDS encoding acyl-CoA dehydrogenase family protein, with translation MDTLRTLPGDDVRQIMWRFTDRYDIQMVVQSARSLARGLVARLVAEGARKTHEWTDHKAQLLEAFDTSGLTALFMDPHQGGFIDGPKNLALALVAFELAWVDAGAATCSLATNLALAPIHERGTTEQRDEYMGRCVPPLPGEDRAPFRGAFALTEPLPYVGVETNTLVGKLRVAKWEEGEEPILQVDKRGRFITGMDFANFATCAVDTDDPRIKSSCIVIVEDTDPGLFDRGAPTLKMVHQLSSTRDPVFNLQVPASRIVGGYTVKDGVIVPNFTHSEIIGAVFHRTRVPVALMTTAKLLSAVEPVIRYQRQRFRGGDASEPGTSKYELGLQAKPDSVLRLVDIWAAGEAGASLGFATARLFDQLDPTEKEKDRVFAERGVCGAKSQLTALRKVEKQAIEYLQMEAAPTRDEARFAELGQDTLVRFALLESLANILCPACKLWNTGNGANVMREALALMGGYGITEDCPGFLFYKWTDAQLEATYEGPEAVQRRQLSITMTNEVFLARLRIIIDQFMALGESKPETGAAVVAKGLALWLWTIEFLHRAKDPSGARLYHNRRQNVTFPMADALCWLMASYCQIGDVMELAEKGPENAVVAEGLEGTLGFFTDLSLVQAARAAGEASRVCASMVYGFGPQAAEELDAFDALRSQLDRSMAGAALAKDRAAQALTQVMIPEALDYPL, from the coding sequence ATGGATACCCTCCGTACCCTGCCGGGCGACGACGTCCGTCAGATCATGTGGCGCTTCACCGACCGCTACGACATCCAGATGGTTGTCCAATCCGCCAGATCACTGGCCCGCGGCCTTGTGGCCCGGCTCGTGGCGGAAGGCGCGCGCAAGACCCATGAGTGGACCGACCACAAGGCCCAGCTGCTGGAGGCCTTCGACACCTCCGGCCTGACCGCCCTGTTCATGGACCCCCACCAGGGCGGCTTCATCGACGGCCCCAAGAACCTGGCCCTGGCCCTGGTCGCCTTCGAGCTGGCCTGGGTCGACGCCGGCGCCGCCACCTGCTCCCTGGCCACCAACCTGGCCCTGGCCCCCATCCACGAGCGCGGCACCACCGAGCAGCGCGACGAGTACATGGGCCGCTGCGTGCCGCCCCTGCCCGGCGAGGACCGCGCCCCCTTCCGCGGCGCGTTCGCCCTCACCGAGCCCCTGCCCTACGTGGGCGTGGAGACCAACACCCTGGTCGGCAAGCTGCGCGTTGCCAAGTGGGAGGAAGGCGAGGAGCCCATCCTCCAGGTGGACAAGCGCGGCCGCTTCATCACGGGCATGGACTTCGCCAATTTCGCCACCTGCGCCGTGGACACCGATGACCCGCGCATCAAGTCCTCCTGCATCGTCATCGTCGAGGACACCGACCCCGGCCTGTTCGACCGCGGCGCGCCCACCCTCAAGATGGTGCACCAGCTCTCCTCCACGCGTGACCCGGTCTTCAACCTGCAGGTGCCCGCCAGCCGCATCGTGGGCGGCTACACCGTGAAGGACGGCGTGATCGTCCCCAACTTCACCCACTCGGAGATCATCGGCGCGGTGTTCCACCGCACCCGCGTGCCCGTGGCCCTGATGACCACGGCCAAGCTGCTCTCCGCCGTGGAGCCCGTGATCCGCTACCAACGCCAGCGCTTCCGCGGCGGCGACGCCTCCGAACCCGGCACGTCCAAGTACGAGCTGGGCCTCCAGGCCAAGCCCGACTCGGTGCTGCGCCTGGTGGACATCTGGGCCGCGGGGGAGGCCGGAGCCTCCCTGGGCTTCGCCACCGCCCGCCTCTTCGACCAGCTCGACCCCACCGAGAAGGAGAAGGACAGGGTCTTCGCCGAACGCGGCGTCTGCGGCGCCAAGTCGCAGCTTACCGCCCTGCGCAAGGTCGAGAAGCAGGCCATCGAATACCTGCAGATGGAGGCCGCCCCCACTCGCGACGAAGCCCGCTTCGCCGAACTGGGCCAGGACACCCTGGTGCGCTTCGCCCTGCTCGAATCCCTGGCCAACATCCTCTGCCCGGCCTGCAAGCTCTGGAACACCGGCAACGGCGCCAACGTGATGCGCGAGGCCTTGGCCCTCATGGGCGGCTACGGCATCACCGAGGACTGCCCCGGCTTCCTCTTCTACAAGTGGACCGACGCCCAGCTCGAAGCCACCTACGAGGGCCCCGAGGCCGTGCAGCGCCGCCAGCTCTCCATCACCATGACCAACGAGGTCTTCCTGGCCCGGCTGCGCATCATCATCGACCAGTTCATGGCCCTGGGCGAGTCCAAGCCCGAGACCGGCGCGGCCGTGGTGGCCAAGGGGTTGGCCCTCTGGCTCTGGACCATCGAATTCCTGCACCGCGCCAAGGATCCTTCCGGCGCGCGCCTCTACCACAACCGCCGCCAGAACGTGACCTTCCCCATGGCCGACGCCCTGTGCTGGCTCATGGCCTCCTACTGCCAGATCGGCGACGTCATGGAGCTGGCCGAGAAGGGCCCCGAGAACGCCGTCGTCGCCGAGGGCCTGGAGGGCACGCTGGGCTTCTTCACCGACCTGTCCCTGGTCCAGGCCGCCCGCGCCGCGGGCGAGGCATCGCGCGTCTGCGCCAGCATGGTCTACGGCTTCGGCCCCCAGGCCGCCGAGGAGCTCGACGCCTTCGACGCCCTGCGCTCCCAGCTCGACCGCAGCATGGCGGGCGCCGCCCTGGCCAAGGACCGCGCGGCCCAGGCGCTGACCCAGGTGATGATTCCCGAAGCCCTGGATTACCCGCTCTAG
- a CDS encoding phosphoribosylaminoimidazolesuccinocarboxamide synthase, whose protein sequence is MRVATTTDIKQYPLVSRGKVRDIYQVADDVLLIVTTDRISAFDVILPDPVPYKGVILNKITIFWMEKFKHLVKNHLLATEPADFPAPLKEHADLLEGRAVLVRKAKPLPIECIVRGYITGSGLKDYKATGMVCGHKLPAGLVESDKLETPLFTPSTKAELGQHDENITLDKAKEMIGLDLFAKVQDTALSIYSQAREYAAGRGILIADTKFEFGMIGDELILIDEVLTPDSSRFWPAAGYAPGKVQPSYDKQYVRDWLESVGFNKQPPAPHMPAEVAERTRSKYLEAYRELTGQSLAL, encoded by the coding sequence ATGCGCGTGGCTACCACCACCGACATCAAGCAATACCCGCTGGTTTCGCGGGGCAAAGTGCGCGACATCTACCAGGTCGCTGACGACGTGCTGCTCATCGTCACCACCGACCGCATCTCCGCGTTCGACGTCATCCTGCCGGACCCCGTTCCGTACAAGGGCGTCATCCTGAACAAGATCACCATCTTCTGGATGGAGAAGTTCAAACACCTGGTGAAGAACCACCTGCTGGCCACCGAGCCCGCCGACTTCCCCGCGCCCCTCAAGGAGCACGCCGACCTGCTGGAAGGCCGCGCCGTGCTGGTGCGCAAGGCCAAGCCCCTGCCCATCGAGTGCATCGTGCGCGGCTACATCACCGGCTCCGGCCTGAAGGACTACAAGGCCACCGGCATGGTCTGCGGCCACAAGCTGCCCGCCGGGCTGGTCGAATCCGACAAGCTGGAGACCCCGCTGTTCACGCCCTCCACCAAGGCGGAACTGGGCCAGCACGATGAGAACATCACCCTGGACAAGGCCAAGGAGATGATCGGGCTGGACCTCTTCGCCAAAGTGCAGGACACAGCCCTCTCCATCTACTCCCAGGCCCGCGAATACGCGGCCGGGCGGGGCATCCTCATCGCGGACACCAAGTTCGAGTTCGGCATGATCGGCGATGAGCTCATCCTCATCGACGAGGTGCTCACCCCCGACTCCTCCCGCTTCTGGCCCGCCGCCGGGTACGCGCCGGGCAAGGTCCAGCCCAGCTACGACAAGCAGTACGTGCGCGACTGGCTGGAGTCGGTCGGCTTCAATAAGCAGCCCCCGGCCCCGCACATGCCCGCCGAAGTGGCCGAGCGCACCCGCAGCAAGTACCTGGAGGCATACCGGGAACTTACGGGTCAATCCCTGGCGCTGTAG
- a CDS encoding electron transfer flavoprotein subunit beta codes for MSAGYHIVVCGGIVPDPLQTLEPVQGPAGWGLKNELMLPAILDPWAGHALFEAANLAKNVPGSKVWLVSMGPKAKLQQVMMTIAQKVPFELVVLDGPASGFADAHETGAALAEAIAAIPGLDTSKLLVFGGWQSASRGAGATMQVIGEKLGIFEQFQGVDKLEVLADGALRVLERVEGGSYQDSVVSGAPAVFGWATGELPEPPNNPQVGMQNMRLVMPALQKAKPVKLEKGPEYSGVQIPSQKRETRVVKDAPVDQIAKEIVDWLSA; via the coding sequence ATGAGTGCAGGATATCATATCGTTGTTTGCGGCGGCATCGTCCCCGACCCGCTGCAGACCCTGGAGCCCGTGCAGGGCCCCGCGGGCTGGGGCCTGAAGAACGAGCTGATGCTCCCCGCCATCCTGGACCCCTGGGCCGGGCACGCCCTGTTCGAGGCCGCCAATCTGGCCAAGAACGTGCCGGGCAGCAAGGTCTGGCTGGTGAGCATGGGCCCCAAGGCCAAGCTCCAGCAGGTCATGATGACCATCGCCCAGAAGGTCCCCTTCGAGCTGGTGGTGCTGGACGGCCCCGCCAGCGGCTTCGCCGACGCCCATGAGACGGGCGCGGCCCTGGCCGAGGCCATCGCCGCCATTCCGGGGCTGGACACCTCCAAGCTGCTGGTGTTCGGCGGCTGGCAGTCCGCTTCGCGCGGCGCCGGTGCCACCATGCAGGTGATCGGCGAGAAGCTGGGCATCTTCGAGCAGTTCCAGGGCGTGGACAAGCTGGAGGTCCTGGCTGACGGCGCGCTGCGTGTGCTGGAGCGCGTGGAGGGCGGCAGCTACCAGGATTCGGTCGTCTCCGGCGCGCCCGCCGTGTTCGGCTGGGCCACCGGCGAGCTGCCCGAGCCCCCCAACAACCCCCAGGTTGGCATGCAGAACATGCGCCTGGTGATGCCCGCGCTGCAGAAGGCCAAGCCCGTGAAGCTCGAGAAGGGCCCCGAATACTCCGGCGTGCAGATCCCCAGCCAGAAGCGCGAGACCCGCGTGGTCAAGGACGCCCCGGTGGATCAGATCGCCAAGGAGATCGTGGACTGGCTGAGCGCCTAG
- a CDS encoding electron transfer flavoprotein subunit alpha/FixB family protein: MDKILFVAQTECDGSLSKASLEALTAAKTLAEQLGAPLAVGLVGEAVQAAADSLAGCGAEAIYGVAGPDFAQPRYATDAAALAALFGASGAGIVIGAATPRMSRVLPGAAARVGGVSDTSVTALAANGGKPVVTRWYYRQRMYAELTRKERPWFVSVSGGCFTAYAGAAGSASVTAVPAEIPGGVRTQVKGMICPSAEEQTIRPDAALLFVAGAGWTKKQADGAAHASEAEEIILSFLNKTQGSLGTSKSLVDLSGEGQQVLSFLSHMHQVGQTGSTPRHPKGLATCCHGEEPHVVGWRFIGERRAVNLDPNCGWAQGKADVLYVADAFEVMRKVLALLP; encoded by the coding sequence ATGGACAAGATTCTCTTCGTAGCCCAGACCGAGTGTGACGGTTCGCTCTCCAAGGCTTCCCTGGAAGCCCTGACGGCGGCCAAAACCCTGGCCGAGCAGCTCGGCGCGCCCCTGGCCGTGGGCCTCGTGGGCGAGGCCGTGCAGGCCGCGGCCGACTCCCTGGCCGGATGCGGCGCGGAAGCCATCTACGGCGTAGCCGGGCCGGACTTCGCCCAGCCCCGCTACGCCACGGACGCCGCCGCCCTGGCCGCCCTGTTCGGGGCCTCCGGCGCGGGCATCGTCATCGGCGCGGCCACCCCGCGCATGAGCCGGGTGCTGCCCGGCGCGGCCGCCCGCGTGGGCGGCGTCTCCGACACCTCCGTCACGGCCCTGGCCGCCAACGGCGGCAAACCCGTGGTCACCCGCTGGTACTACCGCCAGCGCATGTACGCCGAGCTGACCCGCAAGGAGCGCCCCTGGTTCGTGAGCGTCTCCGGCGGCTGCTTCACCGCTTATGCGGGAGCGGCCGGTTCAGCCAGTGTGACCGCCGTGCCCGCCGAAATTCCCGGCGGCGTGCGCACCCAGGTCAAGGGCATGATCTGCCCCTCCGCCGAGGAGCAGACCATCCGCCCCGACGCCGCCCTGCTCTTCGTGGCGGGCGCTGGCTGGACCAAGAAGCAGGCCGACGGCGCGGCCCACGCCTCCGAGGCCGAGGAGATCATCCTGAGCTTCCTGAACAAGACCCAGGGGTCGCTCGGCACCTCCAAGTCCCTGGTGGACCTCTCCGGCGAGGGCCAGCAGGTGCTGTCCTTCCTGTCGCACATGCACCAGGTCGGCCAGACCGGCTCCACCCCGCGCCACCCCAAGGGCCTGGCCACCTGCTGCCACGGCGAGGAGCCCCACGTGGTGGGCTGGCGCTTCATCGGCGAACGCCGGGCCGTCAACCTGGACCCCAACTGCGGCTGGGCCCAGGGCAAGGCGGACGTGCTCTACGTGGCCGACGCCTTCGAGGTGATGCGCAAGGTTCTGGCGCTGCTGCCCTAG
- a CDS encoding enoyl-ACP reductase FabI produces the protein MLLQGKKALIFGVANDRSIAYGVAKAFKEQGARLAFGYPGEAIRKRVEPISEELGGEFTFQCDVTSDADIAASAATVAEKWGGVDILVHSVAYARQEDLRGRFMDVTREGFALALDVSAYSLVGLCKGFDGLLADGGSVMTMSYLGAEKVVPSYNVMGVAKAALECSVRYLAADLGPRGIRVNSLSAGPLKTLAASGITGFKGFLPVVEERAPLKRNITLEDVAGTAVYLASALSSGVTGKVIHVDSGFSIMGI, from the coding sequence ATGCTGCTTCAAGGCAAGAAAGCCCTCATATTCGGCGTGGCAAACGACCGCTCCATCGCCTACGGCGTGGCCAAGGCCTTCAAGGAACAGGGGGCCAGACTGGCCTTCGGCTACCCCGGCGAGGCCATCCGCAAGCGCGTGGAGCCCATCAGCGAGGAACTGGGCGGTGAATTCACCTTCCAGTGCGACGTGACCAGCGACGCGGACATCGCCGCCTCCGCCGCGACCGTGGCTGAGAAATGGGGCGGTGTGGACATCCTGGTGCACTCCGTGGCCTACGCCCGCCAGGAGGACCTCAGGGGCCGCTTCATGGACGTGACCCGCGAGGGCTTCGCCCTGGCCCTGGACGTCTCGGCCTACTCGCTGGTGGGCCTGTGCAAGGGCTTCGACGGGCTGCTCGCCGACGGTGGCTCGGTCATGACCATGAGCTACCTGGGCGCGGAGAAGGTCGTTCCCTCCTACAACGTGATGGGCGTGGCCAAGGCCGCCCTGGAGTGCAGCGTGCGCTACCTGGCCGCCGACCTTGGCCCGCGCGGCATCCGCGTGAACTCCCTGAGCGCCGGGCCGCTCAAGACCCTGGCCGCATCCGGCATCACCGGCTTCAAGGGCTTCCTGCCCGTGGTGGAGGAGCGCGCCCCGCTCAAGCGCAACATCACCCTGGAGGACGTCGCGGGCACGGCGGTCTACCTGGCCTCCGCGCTCTCCAGCGGCGTCACCGGAAAGGTCATCCACGTGGACTCCGGCTTCAGCATCATGGGAATTTAG